In Patescibacteria group bacterium, a genomic segment contains:
- a CDS encoding aldo/keto reductase, with amino-acid sequence MKFRILGRTNLRVSEIGFGAIPIQRVSFKEAADIINKAHQCGINFIDTARAWTDSELKVGKIIKSCRSEWIIASKSPVLTFKEMKEEITQSLKNLQTDFIELYMIHHLKDKKMLDLVLSQNGALKALKEAQKEGKIKFIGVSGHNLETLLLVAKTGLFDVLMVNFNFKEQEATKVLLPFCQKENIGVIVMKPLAGGTFKNAAAAIRFCLINPTISTVIPGILNERELNEDVVEVLKNPNFTKEDKEKLKKEVKKIGLPFCRACGYCITRDGGCPARINITLFLRLEGYFEKFGPKDWLMEVYNKTPVKPASCLFCGHCEKVCPFSLPIIRALRNLKIRKAAEKKWGKEKPSINIPARDYNDEYQEFVNLTQKILGEDHDIPLAYFNFPKPANEGQKTTVRNLFKEMVKRVHPDEKRMKEILKRLCQEMGIESEGIKNFENLLTLADYDNVVDLMRVLPRIKDN; translated from the coding sequence GTGAAATTTAGAATTTTAGGCAGAACCAATTTAAGAGTTTCCGAGATCGGTTTTGGGGCAATTCCTATCCAGAGAGTTTCCTTTAAAGAGGCGGCTGATATTATTAATAAAGCTCACCAATGTGGAATAAACTTTATTGATACTGCCAGGGCCTGGACCGACTCCGAGCTAAAAGTCGGTAAAATAATTAAATCTTGCCGCTCGGAGTGGATTATTGCTTCTAAAAGTCCGGTGCTTACTTTCAAGGAAATGAAAGAGGAAATCACCCAAAGTCTTAAAAACCTTCAAACCGACTTTATTGAGCTTTACATGATTCACCATCTTAAAGATAAAAAGATGCTGGATTTGGTTCTTTCACAAAATGGAGCCTTAAAAGCTTTAAAAGAAGCTCAAAAAGAAGGGAAAATTAAATTTATCGGTGTTTCTGGACACAATCTTGAAACCCTTCTTTTAGTGGCTAAAACCGGGCTTTTTGATGTTTTAATGGTCAATTTTAATTTCAAAGAGCAAGAGGCAACCAAAGTTCTTTTGCCATTTTGCCAAAAAGAAAACATTGGCGTTATTGTGATGAAGCCTTTGGCTGGAGGAACTTTTAAAAATGCGGCTGCCGCCATACGGTTTTGTTTGATCAACCCCACTATTTCCACTGTTATTCCGGGAATTTTAAATGAAAGAGAACTTAACGAAGATGTGGTTGAAGTTTTGAAAAATCCGAATTTTACTAAAGAAGATAAGGAGAAATTAAAAAAAGAGGTGAAAAAAATCGGTCTTCCTTTCTGTCGGGCGTGCGGTTATTGTATTACTCGCGACGGCGGTTGTCCGGCGAGAATCAACATTACTTTATTTTTGCGGCTTGAGGGATATTTTGAAAAATTTGGGCCAAAAGATTGGCTGATGGAGGTCTATAATAAAACACCGGTTAAGCCAGCTTCTTGTCTTTTTTGCGGTCATTGCGAAAAGGTCTGTCCATTTTCCTTGCCAATCATAAGAGCCCTTCGGAATTTGAAAATTAGAAAAGCGGCGGAGAAAAAATGGGGTAAAGAAAAGCCTTCAATTAACATACCAGCCAGAGACTATAATGATGAGTATCAAGAATTTGTTAATCTTACTCAAAAAATCTTAGGGGAAGACCATGATATTCCCTTAGCTTATTTCAATTTTCCCAAACCAGCCAATGAAGGCCAAAAGACAACAGTTCGTAATCTTTTTAAGGAAATGGTTAAGAGGGTCCATCCCGATGAAAAAAGAATGAAAGAAATTCTAAAAAGACTTTGTCAAGAAATGGGAATAGAAAGTGAAGGAATTAAAAATTTTGAAAATTTACTAACTTTGGCTGATTATGATAACGTGGTTGATCTAATGCGAGTTTTACCACGAATAAAGGATAATTGA
- a CDS encoding DUF1893 domain-containing protein, with the protein MTTYLQQIKEGKYTLIIKSGRSVVFRSNHQGILDLVIASKKGFLKQATIYDKTIGLAAAKIAVFSGVKEIFSLLASSLALVFCQERKIPLYAEKIVEKIYDNKKGNQCQLEKMAQKTDKISDLISSVISLTKK; encoded by the coding sequence ATGACTACATATTTACAACAAATTAAAGAAGGAAAATATACTCTTATTATTAAAAGCGGTCGGAGCGTAGTTTTTCGATCAAATCATCAAGGGATTTTGGATTTAGTCATTGCTTCTAAAAAAGGTTTTCTTAAACAGGCAACTATTTATGATAAAACAATCGGTTTGGCCGCGGCAAAAATTGCTGTTTTTTCCGGAGTTAAGGAAATCTTTAGTCTCTTAGCAAGTAGTTTAGCTCTCGTTTTCTGCCAAGAACGAAAAATTCCTTTATATGCAGAAAAAATTGTCGAGAAAATTTACGACAACAAAAAGGGAAACCAATGCCAGTTAGAAAAAATGGCCCAAAAAACCGATAAGATTTCTGATTTAATAAGTAGTGTTATCTCTTTAACAAAAAAGTGA
- a CDS encoding Ig-like domain-containing protein: MRKPISRLARFEERRAYRRIIFSVLGTIIILVSFLFLGIPALREFSLFMANLRGGSDLTQDTTPPYTPRLEAPYTATNSATITISGYAEPNTSVEIFLNGLTFKKILIGNDGNFILPNINLSEGENKITAQAKDAANNQSQPADPLIIIYKKTPPKLEITQPNDGENFSGEKKNASIVGLTDTETVVTVNNRFVMVKNDGSFSYSYPLNSGENLLKIIATDKAGNQTTVEKKVNYSP, encoded by the coding sequence ATGAGAAAACCCATCTCAAGATTGGCGCGTTTTGAAGAACGGAGAGCCTATCGCCGGATTATTTTTAGTGTCCTGGGCACCATTATCATCCTCGTTTCTTTCCTTTTTTTAGGGATTCCGGCTTTAAGAGAATTCAGCCTTTTTATGGCTAATTTACGAGGGGGCAGCGACCTGACACAAGACACGACTCCGCCTTATACCCCGCGTCTTGAGGCCCCTTATACGGCGACAAACAGCGCTACGATCACCATCAGCGGCTACGCTGAACCCAATACTTCGGTGGAAATTTTTCTTAACGGCCTAACTTTCAAAAAAATTCTGATCGGCAATGACGGCAACTTCATTCTCCCAAACATAAACCTTTCGGAGGGAGAAAATAAAATCACCGCTCAGGCTAAAGATGCGGCTAATAATCAAAGCCAACCGGCCGATCCTTTAATTATTATCTATAAAAAAACGCCGCCTAAATTGGAAATTACCCAGCCCAATGATGGAGAAAATTTTAGCGGCGAGAAGAAAAACGCATCGATTGTCGGTTTAACCGATACGGAAACCGTCGTGACCGTTAATAACCGCTTTGTCATGGTTAAAAATGACGGCAGTTTTTCTTATTCCTACCCTTTAAATTCCGGGGAAAATCTTTTAAAGATTATCGCCACCGATAAAGCCGGCAATCAAACCACGGTTGAAAAAAAAGTTAATTATTCTCCGTAA
- a CDS encoding phage holin family protein: MRLFLNLLVNGLAVFITSQILPGVVIRDFFSAIMVSVVLGIANTIIKPILVLLTLPITIMTLGLFILILNGLMVILASAIVPGFFVSNIGTAIIFSLVLSLVSWFLNSLKSEKR; this comes from the coding sequence ATGAGACTGTTCTTAAATTTATTAGTTAATGGTTTAGCGGTTTTTATTACTTCCCAAATTCTTCCAGGGGTTGTTATTAGAGATTTTTTCTCAGCCATTATGGTCAGCGTTGTTTTGGGTATTGCCAACACCATTATTAAACCTATTCTGGTTTTGTTAACTTTGCCCATTACCATTATGACCCTGGGCTTGTTTATTTTAATTTTAAACGGACTTATGGTTATTTTGGCAAGCGCCATCGTCCCGGGATTTTTCGTCAGCAATATCGGCACCGCCATCATCTTCAGTTTGGTTCTTAGTCTTGTTTCTTGGTTTTTAAATTCTTTAAAAAGCGAGAAAAGATAA